The following is a genomic window from Spirochaeta cellobiosiphila DSM 17781.
AATAGATCAAAGTCTAGATACCTTTACGGATAAATTCCCAGCCGCTTCTAGTATCAATCTTGTCTATCCAGCGATTGACAATACCTGTTGGACTGCTTCCTTTTGGACAGGAATGTTATGGTTGGCATATGAGTATACTGGGGAGAATAAATATAAAGATGTTGCCATGAAACAGGTTAAAAGTTTTAGGGAGAGACTTAATCATGAAGATCTTATCAATACCCATGATATAGGTTTCTTATATACCTTATCCTGTGTGGCTGCCTATAAAATAACGGGAGATGAATTCGCTAAAGAAACAGCTCTATTGGCGGCAGATAAATTAATGAAAAGATATTTCCCTATTGCAGGAATTATCCAGGCATGGGGAGATCTGTCAGATCCCGAACAGCAGGGGAGGCTTATCATCGACTGTTGTATGAATTTACCCCTTTTATACTGGGCTTCAGAAATAACTGGTGATAATAAATACAAAGACGCCGCTGTATCCCATGTTAAACAAGCGGCAAAGTATATTGTGAGGGAGGATTCCTCAACATATCACACTTTTTATATGGATGTTAAAACAGGAGCACCACGGTTTGGCAGCACTTGTCAGGGCTTCTCAGATGATTCTTGCTGGGCAAGAGGTCAAGCCTGGGCCATTTATGGTTTTCCCTTAAGCTTTGGCTATACAAAGGACAGGGATATTCTTAATCTAACGTCCCATGTTGCCAACTATTTTTTAAACAGATTGCCTGATGATGATATAAGTTACTGGGATCTTTCCTTATCAGGAGATAATATTAACAGAGACTCTTCATCCTCAGCCATAGCAGCTTGCGGGTTATTGGAGTATTGCCGTTTTCTGGATAATGATAAGAATCTACAGAAAATATATAAAAACGCATCAATAAGTATGTTAAAAAATCTAACTGATAAGTGCGCAACCGTTACTCATCCCGAGTCCAATGGATTACTTCTTCATGCTGTTTATGATATGCCTAAAAATGTAGGTGTAGATGAATGTAATATATGGGGCGACTACTTCTATTTTGAAGGTCTGATGCGATTGAATAGAGATTGGAAAAAATACTGGTAGCTATATGATACTGAAATACAAATTTCTTGGATATGATGAAGGAAAGCAGACCTTGGGTACTTATGATACGACTAACCCAGATTGGGGATGGACTCTTAATATAGATGATTATCCTCTAGCTCGGGACCTTCAACATATTGGTACTAACTTAGCTCTGGTCGGTTTTGATCGGGGCTATTTTGAATTAGATAGCAAATCAGGCCAAATCCATAAAGTTGTAGATAGATGGAAGGACGTTTCCTCCTGTAGGCGTATGGAAAACGGGAATACCTTAGTTACTGGACTTGATCTTGAAGAGAAAGGAATTAATGTCCTTACTCTAAACCCCAGAGATGAACTTGTAAATGTTGCTACAAGGGAGGGGGTCTATGTCAGAATGATGAGACCAACAGATTCAGGGACATTCCTAATAGGCTCTGATTCTCATTTTCTTGAAACTAACAGTGAACTTATAGAAATCCAAAAACTATCTCATGATAAATTTCTACATGCATGGCTTGCTCATAGATACAAGGATGGATCAACAATTGTTTCTGCAGGATATGGTGCCTTTATGGCAAAATTTGATAAAGCAGGCCAATTGCTAGAAACATTCGGTGGACATAATGAAGTCCCTGAAGAGATAGCCCCTTTTTTCTATGCTGCTTTTGAAATTCTCCCTGATGGTGGTGTCTTAGTAGCTAACTGGCAAGGTCATGGCCGGGATAATGGAACTAAGGGTAAACAGTTAGTGGAATTTGATATAAATGGTAAGTATAGAGGTTCATGGTCAAATCCTGAAAGGATTTCCTCTTTACAGGGACTTTTACTGTTATAGCGAAGGACTATCCCTTCGCTATTTTAGCCCTCTTGGACTTGTATCGTATCCTTATGAATACCCTCTGGATACTCTGTAAATATCTTTTTGACACATATATCAAATATCCGAAATAAAAATCGTCCCCACTGTCTCGGGGTAACCGCATAGGGCTTGAGTTGACCCTGTTGAATCATATTTTACACAGGGTATAAACTGAATATGTCGACATCCCTTTACCCAATATTATCGATAAATTAAATCAGGGTTATCAGCCACTACATTATTCACCAAACATAAAATATTAAACATTAACTAATTCACTGAATTTTTTATTCTCAAAGGGGCAAAGCTATTCCTCTGTGATTTTGGACATAAAAAAAGCACTCTACTAAATAGAGTGCTTAAAATGGGCCCACTTGGACTTGAACCAAGGACCGCCTGATTATGAGTCAGGTGCTCTAACCAACTGAGCTATAGGCCCAACGTGAGAACTATTAAGCCAAAAAATGGATTTTATGTCAACACATAAATTAAAGTGTTTTTTTGACTTTTCTAATAAATGTAATAAACTGTGTAAGTAGGGATATAAGTTTTTCTTAAGAGGGTTCCTGTATGAGTAAAACTGTGATGGTTGTAGAAGATGAGTCAATCATTAGACTTCATTATGAACAGATATTAAGAAAAGCTGGTATGACGATTGTCAAAGGTACTGGCTCAGGTGAACTAGCGGTTGATATGATTATCCATTCAAGACCGGCTTTGGTTTTTATGGATATAAATCTACAAGGTCAAATGACTGGTATTGATGTTGTTGAAAAGGTTAAAGAAAGTATTCCTGAGCAAAAAGTGATCTATGTGACAGCCTACAATGATCAAGAAACACAAAAACGTGTGGAAGCAACAAAGCCTGTTGGAATTTTTGCTAAACCATTGACGAAGCTTGCTATATCGCAGATTATCAGTAATTATCTATAAGGATTTTACTGAAATACTAATATGATACAGACCACAAAGTCTCACTTTATTAAAGATGGTTTTATAGCTGGTATTCCTATTTTTCTGGGATATTTTGCTGCGGCTATCGCCTTTGGATTATTAGCTCAAGAAGCAGGTATTCCCTTAGTTCCAGGTGTAGGCTTTTCCATGCTATGTTTTACTGGGGCTGCTCAATTTCTTATGATAAATTTAATTTCTTCTGGTGTAAGTCCTATTGAAATCATCTTTACCTTTTGTTTGGTTAATTTTCGCTACTTTCTTATGTCTTCCAGTTTGCAACCTCGTCTGAAGAATAGTTCCCTTGGTGTGAGACTGGCTTTAGCTTTTGGTATTACTGATGAGAACTATTCTGTAGCTTCTCTGCGAAAAGGAATTCTCTCCCCTTATTTTCTGGGGGCTCTTGCCTTTGTTTCCTGGTCCGGTTGGGTCGGAGGATCTTTGGCTGGTTACTTAATAGGTAGTGTCCTTCCTAGTAGCCTGCAAGGAGCGGTAGGAGGCAGTTTATATGCTCTCTTTTTGTCCCTTTTGATGCCTGAGATTAAGAAAAATATACTAGCCTTGGCTATAGCCGGTTTTGCAGGTTTATTAAATACAATATTTGTTGTTTGTCTTAAAATATCTATAGGCTGGGGTATTGTACTCTCTATGGTTCTGACTTCAGCGCTTTTTACTTATATAAAATTGAGAAAGGGTAACTAAGTTGAATAATATTTGGGTCATTCTTATTATATCAGCCATCATTACTTATATTATAAGAGTTCTTCCTGTTTTTATTTTTGCCAAATTGAATCTCAAGCCCTGGGCACAGGAGTTTCTTGATCTTATGCCTTTGGCTGCCTTAGGAGCTTTGATTCTTCCTGGTGCCTATCTTGATTTGCCAGGGGAAGCTCTTTCCGTGACCTGTGGATTAGCCGGGGCAGGTTTTATAGCCTGGTTTCGTGGTGGTTTGATCCTTCCTGTTCTGACTCAGATTGTAATAACTTTTGTTATGCTACAATATTTGTGATAAGGAGTGTGTTGTGTCTTTAAATTTGAATGAGGCCTTTGTTCTTATTCTGCTAGGTGGATATATAGCAGGTAAGATTGCGGACAAACTTCGACTTCCCAGTGTATTGGGAATGACCTTATGGGGAGTAGGGCTCTCTTATTTTCTTAAGTCGGCTATGCCAGATTCTTTATGGCAAATTAGCCCTTTCCTTAAGAATTTAGCTTTAATTATCATCCTTTTACGTGCGGGTTTAGGGATAAAGAAGGAAACTCTTCACAAAGTGGGGAAGACGGCAGGATTATTTAGTTTTGTACCGGCTACTTTTGAGGCCACTGCTATTATTCTATCCTGTCATTTCTTACTAGGTTGGTCCTGGGCCGTCAGCGGGATAACAGGGTTTGTTATTGCTGCTGTTTCACCTGCTGTTGTTGTCCCTAGTATGCTGGTACTCATTGAAAAGGGATTCGGACGACGACGAGAGGTTCCTACTCTGATACTTGCTGGAGCCAGTCTTGATGATATCTATGCTATCACCATGTTCACTATGTTCTTGAAGATGGCAACCCAACATTCTGTTGAGATAGGTAAAGCTCTCATTTCTTTACCTATTTCTATAGTAGTTGGTGTGGTTTTAGGATTGATTCTTGGATTTGCTTTAAGTGAATTGTATAAGCGTCTTCATCCTAGTATGAGAGCCACTGAAAAGGTCCTCCTTGTCCTGGGTTGTTCCGTTATTCTACTTCAAATCGGTGATATGACAGGAACCGCAGGGCTTCTGGGAATAATGACTGCTGGATTTATCCTATTAGAACGATCTCCCGAGGTTGCTAAGGAATTAGCTACAAAATTGAACAAGGCCTGGGTTTTTGCTGAGATCATGTTATTTGTTATTATTGGATTATCAGTTGATGTTAATACTGCTGTCTCTGCTGGTCTCAAGGGCTTGATGGTATTAGGAATTGGTTTGGCCTCGAGAAGTGTAGGTGTTGTTCTCTCCACTTTGGGAAGTGGCATGACTATGCGTGAGAGGATCTTTTGTGTGATTGCCTATCTTCCAAAAGCGACTGTTCAAGCAGCTATAGGTTCTGTTCCTCTTGCTGCGGGAGTAGCCGAGGGAGAAATCATTCTGGCTTTTGCTGTTTTATCCATTGTTATTACAGCACCTTTAGGACTTTTAGGAATCCGTTTAGCAGGTGAACCTTTATTAAAAGAACCGGAAGAAGCCTAGAAGGGGCTTCTTACCAATACTGATGAATACCCGGCCTGGCGTAATTGTCGCTTAAGGTCGGGAATTTCCGATTCTGGAACAGCCTTTATATAGACACGAATAACTCCCTCTGCTCGATGAGTGTGGGCATTAAAACCTTTTTCTTTTAGTATATTGACTTGATTTTGAGCATTCCTGGGGCTTTTATAAGAACCTATCTGGATTATTTTTTGTATCTCTTCTGGATGTTCCACTATATGCAATTCAACATAGGCCACACCTGAATTTAGCATATCTAATTGGGAAGCGGCTTTGCGAGTTAAATCAATAATACGACCCTTGATAAAAGGTCCTCTGTCGTTTACCCGTACTTCTACAGATTTGCCATTCTCCAGGTTGGTCACCTTGACAATGGTACCAAAGGGCAAAGTCTTATGAGCCGCTGTCAGGAGATTGGTGTCAAAGACTTCTCCATTTGAAGTTAGCTTGCCTTGGAACACGCCCCCATACCAACTGGCATAACCTTTTTCGCTATATACCATAATGGTTAAGCTTGTTATTAATAATGTTAAACAGATTAGCTTTTTCATAACAAACTTATCGGCATTAAGTGAGTCGTGTTTGATCCAATCCTTCAATCTGTAAAAGTAATGTTTTAAGTTTGTATTCAAGAACCTCATAAGAAAAATACCGTTGGGCTATTTCCAAGTTCCTCTTACCCATCTTTTGGGCTGTTTTTTTGTCCTCTAAAACCGTTCTGAAGTCTTCCACAACTTGATCTGTAACATATCCGTCCATAGCTACCACATCAAAACCTAAAGGTTCTATATCCATTTCATAGATGCTGTATCTATTCACTAGGAGTGGTTTTTGGAACCATATGGCTTCCAGAAGGGCATTCCCAAATCCTTCATAAGTAGAGGGATAGGTCACTATATCAGCATGGGGATAGGCATCCCACAAAGAATAGACCCTTTTTTTATCCTTAGTATATCCCCTTACTTTACCGATCAAGTCGGGTTTTAATATAAGGTCAACTCCCATTATTTGGGCATAAGATTCGATACGTTTCTGATAAGAGTATCCTTCATCTCCTGCTTCGTGGGTAATGACTAATTTTGCTTTTGGATTATTGAGTCGTGCAACGATTTCAATGGCATGTTCAATTCCCTTCCTGGCCACTACTCTCGTAGGTTGCAGAATCAATAAGTCATCATCTTTAATACCTAAATCTTCTCTAAAGTGCTTAGTAAAATCGTCAATTCCCGGTGGTTCGGAATTAAAGTCGATTACATTGGGAATGACCATAGCAGATAAACCTGTTCTAAAACTCAATTGTTGGTCTGCGGGAGTATTGATGACCACATGTCGTATACTGGGAAGGGTGGGGGGAAAGGCCATGGAAAGAAAATCAGGTACACAGTTCACCATAAATCGTTGACGTTCCCAATAGAAGTCATGATGATGAGCTATCGTAGGGATACCTGTTTCTGCTATTAATTCGGTTATAGCCGTTCCCAAAGGTATATTCATGGGTATGGTCAGGGCATTCTCAGGTATGATCAGATCAATGGCAAAGGTCGTAATAAACTCATACAGTGCTTCTTTTAATAAAAGCCTAAGATGGTGTATTTCTCCAGTCAATTGACTAGGACGTTTCTGTTTACCAAAGCATTCCTTCTGTAGTTCTTTAATAGTAGGATGATCAAAGAAGGCCTCAGGGCAGACCATGGTTTTTTCTTTGTCCCAATCAGATTGACCGGCAAAAAAGAAACAGTTGTATCCATTCTTTTCCAATATTGTTACCCATTTTGCTGTTTCTAAGGTGACACCATCTGTACCTTGAAGCCGGGTAGATATGAAACCGATGTTTTTTACTTTTCCTTGCATGAAACCTCTCTTTATCATTTTATGTATCAATATGATTAAAGTATTATAAAAATATAGTGCTTTTGCAAAATTAGGTACCAGTATAACACCTTGCCTTGTCAAAGGTTAATGAAATATCTATAATCGGCCATTATGAAACCAAAATCATCGCATTGGGCGGATATTAATGCCGCAAAGATCGTCCGGGAAAAGGGCGAGAAAGATATCTATGTTTGTGCCTCTGGAATTACTCCTTCCGGTACTATCCATATTGGTAACTTCCGGGAAATCATGAGTGTGGACCTGGTTGTTAGGGCTCTTCAAAGTTTGGGAAAACAGGTCAAATTCGTCTATTCCTGGGATGATTATGATGTGTTTCGTAAAGTTCCCAAAAATATGCCAGCTGAATTGGAACAGTACCTGCGTCAACCTATTACTTTGGTTCCCGACACTACTGGCGTGGCTGATTCTTATGCAAGAGCTAATGAGATTGAACTAGAAACACAGCTTCATAAAGTAGGAATCGATCCTCATTATATATACCAGGCCAAT
Proteins encoded in this region:
- a CDS encoding glycoside hydrolase family 88 protein, producing the protein MILESIQNIERYKEESTFSGESVKKALDFIISKIDQSLDTFTDKFPAASSINLVYPAIDNTCWTASFWTGMLWLAYEYTGENKYKDVAMKQVKSFRERLNHEDLINTHDIGFLYTLSCVAAYKITGDEFAKETALLAADKLMKRYFPIAGIIQAWGDLSDPEQQGRLIIDCCMNLPLLYWASEITGDNKYKDAAVSHVKQAAKYIVREDSSTYHTFYMDVKTGAPRFGSTCQGFSDDSCWARGQAWAIYGFPLSFGYTKDRDILNLTSHVANYFLNRLPDDDISYWDLSLSGDNINRDSSSSAIAACGLLEYCRFLDNDKNLQKIYKNASISMLKNLTDKCATVTHPESNGLLLHAVYDMPKNVGVDECNIWGDYFYFEGLMRLNRDWKKYW
- a CDS encoding response regulator; the encoded protein is MSKTVMVVEDESIIRLHYEQILRKAGMTIVKGTGSGELAVDMIIHSRPALVFMDINLQGQMTGIDVVEKVKESIPEQKVIYVTAYNDQETQKRVEATKPVGIFAKPLTKLAISQIISNYL
- a CDS encoding AzlC family ABC transporter permease; translated protein: MIQTTKSHFIKDGFIAGIPIFLGYFAAAIAFGLLAQEAGIPLVPGVGFSMLCFTGAAQFLMINLISSGVSPIEIIFTFCLVNFRYFLMSSSLQPRLKNSSLGVRLALAFGITDENYSVASLRKGILSPYFLGALAFVSWSGWVGGSLAGYLIGSVLPSSLQGAVGGSLYALFLSLLMPEIKKNILALAIAGFAGLLNTIFVVCLKISIGWGIVLSMVLTSALFTYIKLRKGN
- a CDS encoding AzlD domain-containing protein codes for the protein MNNIWVILIISAIITYIIRVLPVFIFAKLNLKPWAQEFLDLMPLAALGALILPGAYLDLPGEALSVTCGLAGAGFIAWFRGGLILPVLTQIVITFVMLQYL
- a CDS encoding cation:proton antiporter; the protein is MSLNLNEAFVLILLGGYIAGKIADKLRLPSVLGMTLWGVGLSYFLKSAMPDSLWQISPFLKNLALIIILLRAGLGIKKETLHKVGKTAGLFSFVPATFEATAIILSCHFLLGWSWAVSGITGFVIAAVSPAVVVPSMLVLIEKGFGRRREVPTLILAGASLDDIYAITMFTMFLKMATQHSVEIGKALISLPISIVVGVVLGLILGFALSELYKRLHPSMRATEKVLLVLGCSVILLQIGDMTGTAGLLGIMTAGFILLERSPEVAKELATKLNKAWVFAEIMLFVIIGLSVDVNTAVSAGLKGLMVLGIGLASRSVGVVLSTLGSGMTMRERIFCVIAYLPKATVQAAIGSVPLAAGVAEGEIILAFAVLSIVITAPLGLLGIRLAGEPLLKEPEEA
- a CDS encoding septal ring lytic transglycosylase RlpA family protein, coding for MKKLICLTLLITSLTIMVYSEKGYASWYGGVFQGKLTSNGEVFDTNLLTAAHKTLPFGTIVKVTNLENGKSVEVRVNDRGPFIKGRIIDLTRKAASQLDMLNSGVAYVELHIVEHPEEIQKIIQIGSYKSPRNAQNQVNILKEKGFNAHTHRAEGVIRVYIKAVPESEIPDLKRQLRQAGYSSVLVRSPF
- a CDS encoding glycosyltransferase family 4 protein, with product MQGKVKNIGFISTRLQGTDGVTLETAKWVTILEKNGYNCFFFAGQSDWDKEKTMVCPEAFFDHPTIKELQKECFGKQKRPSQLTGEIHHLRLLLKEALYEFITTFAIDLIIPENALTIPMNIPLGTAITELIAETGIPTIAHHHDFYWERQRFMVNCVPDFLSMAFPPTLPSIRHVVINTPADQQLSFRTGLSAMVIPNVIDFNSEPPGIDDFTKHFREDLGIKDDDLLILQPTRVVARKGIEHAIEIVARLNNPKAKLVITHEAGDEGYSYQKRIESYAQIMGVDLILKPDLIGKVRGYTKDKKRVYSLWDAYPHADIVTYPSTYEGFGNALLEAIWFQKPLLVNRYSIYEMDIEPLGFDVVAMDGYVTDQVVEDFRTVLEDKKTAQKMGKRNLEIAQRYFSYEVLEYKLKTLLLQIEGLDQTRLT